In the genome of Coraliomargarita algicola, one region contains:
- a CDS encoding nitroreductase family protein, which yields MIELSPSILENRVTTGRFDPSATLDSTSIRELVRLATQAPSAFHLQNWSFTAVHSDAAKQQLMDLSYGQRQVRDAAVTFIVAGHVCAYESLAERLQPSVDSGIIDAATQQTWVDMATGSHEGNVALQRDEAIRSASLATMSLIVAARERGLDTGVLGGFDAAAVCKAFALSADAIPVMLVTVGRAAAGNWPQKIRRPVDEVLRFV from the coding sequence ATGATAGAACTCAGTCCATCCATCCTTGAAAATCGTGTCACTACCGGGCGTTTTGATCCGAGTGCGACACTCGACAGCACGAGCATCCGCGAACTCGTTCGTTTGGCCACGCAGGCACCCTCCGCCTTTCATTTGCAGAACTGGAGCTTCACCGCGGTGCACTCCGATGCCGCGAAGCAACAATTAATGGATCTATCCTATGGGCAGCGACAGGTGCGTGATGCCGCGGTGACTTTTATTGTCGCGGGGCATGTGTGTGCTTATGAATCATTAGCCGAGCGTTTACAGCCGTCGGTGGACTCTGGGATCATCGATGCCGCGACACAGCAAACCTGGGTCGATATGGCGACCGGATCGCACGAAGGCAATGTGGCACTGCAGCGCGACGAGGCGATTCGTTCGGCTTCTTTGGCGACGATGTCGCTGATCGTGGCCGCCCGGGAAAGGGGCCTCGATACCGGGGTGCTCGGTGGTTTTGATGCGGCTGCTGTATGCAAGGCCTTTGCCCTGTCTGCTGATGCCATTCCGGTCATGTTAGTCACCGTCGGTCGCGCGGCCGCGGGGAATTGGCCGCAGAAGATACGACGTCCGGTTGATGAAGTGTTGCGCTTTGTTTGA
- a CDS encoding AraC family transcriptional regulator produces MSIDTLETAFRAVDPLGEALHSLHMSGTFYSRSELTAPWGIDLPAMPECLMFHVVTKGRCWIEFPNGETQVLNSGDFALIPHGQGHTIVDNPESKAINIFELDREQISPRYELLKHGGGGELARIICGAVAVKDPAAQRVVSLLPKIIVMQTNTPENDWLLGTIRMMMNEAETLKPGGDTIITRVSDILVVQAIRHWLEKEPLAKTGWLGALHDEQIGKAIARIHRQPTHPWSVEALAEQVGMSRSSFAKRFMDMVGQSPMQYVRQWRFQVASNWLRETDLPLAEIAEKLSYESEASFNRSFKKFTGQTPGSLRRTRSRN; encoded by the coding sequence ATGAGCATCGATACCTTGGAAACTGCCTTCCGTGCTGTGGATCCTCTGGGTGAGGCACTGCACTCACTCCACATGAGCGGCACCTTCTACAGCCGTTCCGAACTGACGGCTCCCTGGGGGATCGATCTGCCCGCGATGCCGGAATGCCTGATGTTTCATGTTGTCACCAAAGGGCGCTGCTGGATTGAGTTTCCCAATGGGGAGACGCAAGTGCTCAACAGCGGCGATTTCGCGCTCATACCACACGGACAAGGTCACACGATCGTGGACAATCCGGAGAGCAAAGCGATCAACATCTTCGAGCTCGATCGGGAACAGATCAGCCCTCGATATGAATTATTGAAGCACGGCGGCGGCGGCGAGCTCGCACGTATCATCTGTGGCGCCGTAGCGGTTAAAGACCCCGCCGCGCAACGCGTCGTGAGTCTCTTGCCGAAGATTATCGTGATGCAAACGAACACGCCGGAGAATGATTGGCTGCTCGGAACGATTCGAATGATGATGAACGAAGCCGAAACGCTCAAGCCCGGCGGCGATACGATCATCACGCGCGTTTCGGACATCCTCGTCGTCCAGGCGATTCGCCATTGGCTGGAAAAGGAACCGCTCGCCAAAACTGGCTGGCTGGGCGCACTCCACGACGAACAGATCGGCAAAGCCATCGCGCGGATTCACCGTCAACCGACGCATCCATGGTCCGTCGAGGCACTGGCCGAACAAGTCGGCATGTCACGGTCCAGCTTTGCAAAACGCTTCATGGACATGGTCGGCCAATCGCCCATGCAATACGTACGCCAATGGCGCTTTCAAGTCGCCAGTAACTGGCTTCGCGAGACCGACCTACCACTCGCAGAGATCGCAGAAAAGTTAAGCTACGAATCCGAGGCCTCCTTCAACCGCAGCTTTAAGAAGTTTACCGGACAAACTCCCGGCAGCCTGCGACGCACTCGAAGCAGAAACTAG
- the sufT gene encoding putative Fe-S cluster assembly protein SufT produces MLKSRPWAVIKAPKPPEGGTPTSATMDEQRTLTREVEATLIPQGTPMSLPEGEMVTITHRLGGNFTVMTHNGMFRIKGVDGDALGEDVTEAAQSEHDHDGPPEQDALWESLKKVFDPEIPVNIVDLGLVSSLETKERLEGGHKVDMDMTLTAPGCGMGPAIAEDAKGQLERVPGVSEAEVNIVWDPPWNQDMITEEGKMVLGLV; encoded by the coding sequence TTGTTGAAGTCCCGCCCTTGGGCGGTCATAAAAGCACCGAAACCGCCTGAAGGCGGGACTCCAACCTCAGCCACCATGGACGAACAACGCACACTCACTCGCGAAGTCGAGGCCACACTCATCCCCCAAGGCACGCCCATGAGCTTGCCCGAGGGAGAAATGGTGACCATCACCCACCGCCTCGGCGGCAACTTCACCGTCATGACTCACAACGGCATGTTCCGTATCAAAGGCGTCGATGGCGACGCCCTCGGCGAGGACGTGACCGAAGCGGCACAGAGCGAGCACGACCACGACGGCCCCCCCGAGCAAGACGCGCTCTGGGAATCCCTCAAAAAGGTCTTCGATCCCGAGATCCCCGTCAATATCGTCGATCTAGGTCTCGTGTCCTCACTCGAAACCAAAGAACGGCTTGAAGGCGGTCACAAAGTCGACATGGACATGACTTTGACAGCCCCTGGCTGTGGCATGGGCCCCGCAATCGCTGAAGACGCCAAAGGCCAACTCGAACGCGTGCCTGGCGTAAGCGAAGCCGAAGTCAACATCGTCTGGGACCCACCCTGGAATCAAGATATGATCACCGAAGAGGGCAAAATGGTGCTCGGGCTGGTTTAA
- the sufB gene encoding Fe-S cluster assembly protein SufB produces the protein MSDTDLQDQAIQVDTEKGNFSYPEDYAFDAGVGLNEETVKYISKVKNEDPWVLDFRLKALEIFNKKPMPTKWADEDLENIEFEKIRYYLSKGQGPARSWDDVPDDVKETFERLGIPEQERKFLAGVEAQFDSEASYSRMKEDLEKEGVIFVGSTEGLAKYPEIFKPYFGKVIPTSDNKFSALNSATFSGGSFIYVPKGVKLKQPLQAYFRINAENFGQFERTLIIADEGAEITYMEGCTAPKFETATLHSAVVELVALKNAKIQYITVQNWSSNVFNLVTKRGMADEGAEVKWIDCNIGSRLTMKYPGVVLKGKGARGEVLSIALANDGQHQDTGAKMMHLADNTTSNIISKSISIGKGRSTYRGQVHMPKHLKNCKNNTECDALLINTNSRTDTYPAITTRGQNNTVQHEASVSKVSAEQIFYMMQRGLSEGEAMSLAVNGFVNDLMKAFPMEYSVELKRLIDMEMEGSVG, from the coding sequence ATGAGCGATACAGATTTACAAGACCAGGCCATACAGGTCGATACCGAGAAGGGCAACTTCAGCTATCCAGAAGATTACGCCTTCGATGCGGGCGTGGGGCTCAACGAAGAGACCGTCAAATACATTTCCAAGGTCAAAAACGAAGACCCATGGGTGCTCGACTTTCGCCTCAAGGCCCTCGAAATCTTCAATAAAAAGCCTATGCCGACCAAATGGGCAGACGAAGATCTGGAGAACATTGAGTTCGAAAAGATTCGCTACTACCTATCCAAGGGACAAGGACCCGCGCGCTCATGGGACGACGTGCCCGACGACGTGAAGGAAACCTTCGAGCGCCTCGGCATCCCCGAGCAGGAGCGCAAGTTCCTCGCAGGCGTGGAAGCTCAGTTTGACTCGGAAGCCTCCTACTCCCGCATGAAGGAGGACTTGGAAAAAGAGGGCGTCATTTTTGTCGGCTCAACCGAGGGCTTGGCCAAATATCCCGAAATTTTCAAACCTTACTTCGGCAAGGTCATCCCGACCTCGGACAACAAATTTTCCGCACTCAATAGCGCGACCTTCTCGGGCGGCAGCTTCATTTACGTGCCCAAGGGCGTAAAGCTCAAGCAGCCACTGCAAGCCTACTTCCGTATCAATGCGGAAAACTTCGGTCAGTTCGAGCGCACACTCATCATCGCCGATGAAGGTGCCGAGATCACCTACATGGAAGGCTGCACCGCACCCAAGTTCGAAACCGCCACCTTGCACAGCGCGGTGGTTGAGCTGGTCGCACTGAAAAACGCCAAGATTCAATACATCACAGTTCAGAACTGGTCATCCAACGTCTTCAACCTCGTCACCAAGCGTGGCATGGCCGACGAGGGCGCGGAAGTCAAATGGATCGACTGCAACATCGGCTCACGCCTCACCATGAAGTATCCAGGCGTCGTGCTCAAGGGCAAAGGCGCTCGCGGCGAAGTGCTCTCCATCGCACTCGCCAATGACGGCCAGCACCAGGACACCGGGGCAAAAATGATGCACTTGGCGGACAACACCACCAGTAACATCATCTCGAAGTCGATCTCGATCGGCAAGGGCCGCTCCACCTACCGCGGTCAGGTCCACATGCCCAAGCACCTCAAAAATTGCAAAAACAATACCGAGTGCGACGCCTTGCTGATCAACACCAACAGTCGGACCGACACCTACCCCGCGATCACAACTCGCGGCCAAAACAACACCGTGCAGCACGAAGCCAGTGTCTCCAAAGTCAGCGCCGAGCAAATCTTCTACATGATGCAACGCGGACTCTCCGAAGGCGAAGCCATGAGCCTGGCAGTGAACGGCTTCGTAAATGATCTAATGAAAGCTTTCCCGATGGAGTATTCCGTCGAGCTAAAGCGCCTCATCGACATGGAAATGGAAGGAAGCGTCGGCTAA
- a CDS encoding Fur family transcriptional regulator, translating into MRLEPQYKDLLDHALEGSGQRATKQREHVYALLLEKRDHPTADEVYARARADMPTISLATVYNCLETLVETKLIRQVNFEREPTRYCPNLTQHAHFYCRESGEIIDIDLSDELVQALMKVLPEGFSAQHIDIAYDGKCNGCHD; encoded by the coding sequence ATGCGACTCGAACCACAGTATAAAGATCTGCTAGATCACGCCCTCGAAGGCAGCGGTCAACGCGCAACCAAGCAGCGTGAGCATGTCTATGCACTCCTACTAGAGAAGCGCGATCACCCGACCGCGGACGAGGTTTACGCCCGCGCACGGGCTGACATGCCGACCATTTCCTTGGCCACCGTCTATAATTGCCTCGAAACTTTGGTCGAAACAAAACTGATTCGCCAAGTCAACTTCGAGCGCGAACCTACGCGCTACTGCCCGAATCTCACCCAACATGCGCACTTCTACTGCCGTGAAAGCGGCGAAATCATAGACATCGACCTGTCGGATGAATTGGTTCAGGCACTCATGAAAGTGCTGCCGGAAGGCTTTTCCGCTCAACACATCGACATCGCCTACGACGGCAAATGCAACGGCTGCCATGACTAG
- the sufD gene encoding Fe-S cluster assembly protein SufD: MTTISEQPMPTSITDEPTWLAKRRATGVDLFKSLAMPTARDEDWRFASVGKLSIDDFAPVEAPANATLDALTERSNLVSTRAGRSVYVDDAPANFEGVSQELAEQGVIYLPLAEAIAQHPELLEKYFLQESTELGSQKFFGLHAATVKAGAVLYVPKGVEIADPFVNYYWTSGARSAVFPHTLVIAEDNSKISVVDLFFSETTENEALNISVSNIHAGANAHVFRKIVQDWNEKTVSFQLDTTVAERDAQVQNVAVNIGAERARFESQTRIEGPGADVKMYSLTVAEESQEFDQRTYQTHNAGNAVSDLLYKNALLDNSRTIFSGLIKVAEGAQQTDAYQTNRNLLLDPTADANALPGLEILANDVRCSHGATTGNVDEAELFYMMQRGISRRVAMQLMVFGFFEEVIEKIDSDELAENVRQLIHNKFESKIK; encoded by the coding sequence ATGACAACAATTTCAGAACAACCCATGCCTACAAGCATCACCGACGAACCGACTTGGCTCGCAAAACGCCGCGCCACAGGTGTGGATCTATTTAAGAGCCTCGCCATGCCCACCGCCCGCGACGAAGATTGGCGCTTTGCCAGCGTCGGCAAGCTCAGCATCGACGACTTCGCGCCAGTTGAAGCTCCTGCAAACGCCACACTCGACGCCCTCACAGAGCGCTCGAACTTGGTATCAACACGTGCCGGCCGCAGCGTCTACGTGGACGATGCACCCGCCAACTTCGAAGGCGTCAGCCAAGAACTCGCCGAGCAAGGCGTGATCTATCTGCCGCTGGCCGAAGCGATCGCACAGCATCCAGAGCTCTTGGAGAAATACTTCCTGCAGGAGTCCACCGAGCTAGGTTCACAAAAATTCTTCGGTCTACACGCGGCCACCGTAAAGGCCGGCGCCGTGCTCTATGTGCCCAAGGGGGTCGAGATCGCCGATCCATTTGTTAATTACTACTGGACCAGCGGTGCTCGCTCAGCCGTGTTCCCGCACACCTTGGTGATCGCAGAGGACAACTCTAAGATATCCGTCGTCGATCTCTTCTTCTCCGAAACTACGGAAAACGAAGCGCTGAACATCTCCGTGTCGAACATCCACGCCGGTGCCAATGCCCACGTCTTCCGCAAAATCGTGCAAGACTGGAACGAAAAGACAGTCTCCTTCCAGCTCGACACCACGGTAGCCGAGCGAGATGCCCAAGTGCAAAACGTCGCCGTCAATATCGGTGCCGAACGCGCACGCTTCGAAAGCCAGACCCGCATCGAAGGTCCCGGCGCTGACGTGAAGATGTATTCACTCACCGTCGCCGAAGAGTCACAAGAGTTCGACCAACGCACTTACCAGACGCACAACGCAGGTAACGCCGTATCCGACCTACTGTATAAGAATGCACTGCTCGATAACAGTCGCACCATCTTCTCCGGCCTGATCAAAGTCGCCGAAGGGGCGCAACAAACCGACGCTTACCAGACCAACCGCAACTTGTTGCTCGATCCCACCGCCGATGCCAACGCGCTGCCCGGCCTAGAGATCCTAGCCAATGACGTGCGCTGCTCCCACGGCGCCACCACTGGCAACGTCGACGAAGCAGAGCTCTTCTACATGATGCAACGCGGGATTTCGCGTCGCGTCGCCATGCAGCTCATGGTATTCGGCTTCTTCGAAGAGGTCATCGAAAAGATCGACAGCGACGAGCTGGCCGAAAATGTCCGCCAATTAATTCACAACAAATTTGAATCGAAGATCAAATAA
- the sufC gene encoding Fe-S cluster assembly ATPase SufC: MNTLEIKNLNVSIDGQAILKDFSLTIPKGEVHALMGPNGTGKSTLAKVMAGHEDYTVESGEILLDGENILGKEADEISHAGLFLAFQYPMEIPGVSIANFIRAARQARLPEGEDINAVEYYKELYAKMDSLKMDRKFTARSLNEGFSGGEKKRCEILQMAMLDPKYCVMDETDSGLDIDALRIVSEGVNHMRSEERGFLVITHYQRLLDYIVPDVVHVMYDGRIVHSGDKELAKELESKGYDWVKEEFAGASA, from the coding sequence ATGAACACACTCGAAATCAAAAACCTTAATGTCTCCATCGATGGCCAAGCTATCCTAAAAGACTTCAGCTTGACCATCCCTAAGGGCGAAGTACACGCACTGATGGGCCCCAACGGCACAGGTAAAAGCACTCTGGCCAAAGTCATGGCCGGCCACGAGGACTACACAGTCGAGAGCGGCGAGATCCTGCTTGATGGCGAAAACATTTTGGGCAAGGAAGCCGACGAAATTTCCCACGCAGGCTTGTTTTTGGCCTTCCAATATCCGATGGAAATACCTGGCGTGAGCATCGCTAACTTCATCCGCGCCGCTCGCCAAGCACGTCTCCCCGAAGGCGAAGACATAAATGCGGTCGAATACTACAAAGAGCTCTACGCGAAAATGGATTCGCTCAAGATGGATCGTAAGTTCACTGCACGTTCGTTGAACGAAGGTTTCTCGGGCGGTGAGAAGAAGCGCTGCGAGATCTTACAAATGGCGATGCTGGACCCGAAGTATTGCGTGATGGACGAAACCGACTCCGGCCTCGACATCGATGCACTCCGCATCGTTTCCGAAGGTGTGAACCACATGCGCAGCGAGGAGCGCGGTTTCCTCGTGATCACTCACTACCAGCGCTTGCTCGACTACATCGTGCCTGACGTCGTGCACGTAATGTATGACGGCCGCATCGTCCACAGTGGCGATAAAGAACTGGCCAAAGAGCTCGAAAGCAAAGGCTACGACTGGGTCAAAGAAGAATTCGCCGGCGCCAGCGCGTAA
- a CDS encoding LysR family transcriptional regulator, with protein sequence MLDRIRSFLAVLEAGSVNRAAGQLGIAQPTLSRHIQSLEQEIGGPLFERDNKGMLPTDLGFHLRDSFEPIIKNYDLALADVCAFAQGRQQQLRVGYLGMAASKFLNPALSKLKAAHPDIQLLLFDQTPAEQLQALQAGKLDVALIGQEGAAQTNDFYKRRAAKLGVCAALPSEHPLAAEPELSLAQLKGERFIGVTPKDVPGRNHWMTELCSQAGFKPRFIKNSESVTETFTLIAGENAVTLLPDYISSPPPPGVVFCRLTDKWAHWELFVLRQRGRGSAPARQLVDWIGI encoded by the coding sequence ATGTTGGATCGAATACGGAGTTTTCTCGCCGTGCTGGAAGCGGGCAGCGTCAACCGCGCGGCCGGGCAGCTCGGCATCGCCCAGCCGACGCTTTCCCGCCACATTCAGAGTCTGGAGCAAGAAATCGGCGGGCCGCTCTTTGAACGGGACAATAAAGGCATGCTCCCGACTGATCTGGGCTTTCACCTGCGCGACAGCTTTGAACCGATCATTAAAAACTACGACCTCGCGCTGGCGGATGTCTGCGCCTTTGCGCAAGGACGACAGCAACAATTACGCGTCGGCTATCTGGGGATGGCGGCCTCCAAATTTCTAAATCCTGCGCTCAGCAAATTGAAGGCAGCCCATCCCGACATCCAACTACTCCTCTTCGATCAAACGCCTGCGGAGCAGCTACAAGCCCTACAAGCGGGCAAACTCGACGTGGCACTCATCGGACAAGAAGGTGCCGCACAAACCAACGACTTTTATAAACGGCGCGCCGCAAAACTGGGCGTTTGCGCCGCCCTTCCCTCAGAGCATCCTCTTGCCGCAGAACCCGAGCTTTCTTTAGCCCAGCTCAAGGGCGAGCGCTTCATCGGCGTCACCCCCAAGGATGTGCCTGGGCGTAATCACTGGATGACCGAACTTTGCAGTCAGGCAGGCTTCAAGCCGCGCTTTATCAAAAATAGCGAAAGCGTGACCGAGACCTTCACCCTCATCGCTGGTGAGAATGCCGTCACCCTTTTACCCGACTACATCAGCAGCCCGCCACCACCGGGCGTCGTATTCTGCAGACTCACCGACAAATGGGCGCATTGGGAACTCTTTGTACTACGCCAACGCGGACGCGGCTCTGCACCCGCCCGCCAACTCGTCGACTGGATCGGCATATAG
- a CDS encoding DoxX family protein, with protein MKNEKNSTKLSLIRSLLATTAAVHTLPLRISLAVVMWPHGAQKLFGWFGGYGLSGTMAFFTESLGIPAPIALGVILVEFFAPLMLLLGLGTRVASAALAAVMLGAMVMVQWPHGFFMNWSGTQAGEGIQFTLLFIGAAIALVGSGGGLYSLDRYVVDRLSPSFGKGKG; from the coding sequence ATGAAAAACGAAAAGAATAGCACGAAACTCTCCTTGATTCGCAGTCTGCTGGCAACCACGGCTGCGGTTCACACACTTCCACTTCGCATCAGCCTGGCCGTGGTGATGTGGCCGCACGGTGCGCAAAAGCTCTTTGGCTGGTTTGGAGGCTATGGTTTGTCTGGTACGATGGCATTTTTCACTGAGAGTTTGGGCATACCTGCTCCGATTGCTTTGGGCGTCATCTTGGTGGAATTCTTTGCCCCGCTCATGCTCTTGCTGGGGCTTGGCACACGCGTGGCTTCGGCGGCTTTGGCTGCCGTGATGTTGGGCGCGATGGTCATGGTGCAATGGCCGCATGGATTTTTTATGAACTGGTCGGGCACCCAAGCGGGTGAGGGCATTCAGTTTACGCTGTTGTTTATCGGGGCAGCAATTGCACTGGTCGGATCCGGCGGTGGTTTGTATTCACTGGATCGATACGTGGTTGATCGTTTAAGCCCTTCATTCGGAAAGGGGAAAGGATGA
- a CDS encoding DUF1772 domain-containing protein, with translation MIHPSVFSLLLGFATLSTALVAGLVFTFAVIIMPGIAKLDDRGFVRAFQVIDGIIQNGQPIFGLVWLGSILSLCAVSILGLWQLEGLPKWLLLSANLLYISGVQLPTFGINVPLNNQLQTIVVAESGEDTIRQAREHFEESWNLANRFRTYAAILVVVMLLLVLFLL, from the coding sequence ATGATCCATCCAAGTGTATTCTCATTGTTGCTAGGCTTCGCTACGCTTAGTACAGCTTTGGTGGCGGGGCTCGTTTTTACCTTTGCGGTCATCATCATGCCGGGGATCGCTAAGCTCGATGATCGCGGTTTCGTTCGCGCCTTTCAAGTGATCGATGGCATTATACAAAACGGTCAGCCGATCTTTGGCTTGGTTTGGCTGGGGTCGATCCTGTCATTATGCGCGGTCTCGATCCTCGGCCTCTGGCAACTGGAGGGGCTGCCAAAATGGCTACTCTTGTCGGCCAATCTGCTCTATATCAGCGGTGTTCAGTTGCCCACTTTCGGCATCAATGTACCGCTCAATAATCAGCTGCAGACGATCGTGGTCGCGGAATCCGGGGAAGATACGATCCGGCAGGCACGTGAGCACTTCGAGGAAAGCTGGAATCTCGCCAACCGTTTTCGGACCTATGCGGCGATCCTTGTCGTCGTAATGTTACTCTTGGTTTTGTTCCTGCTGTGA
- a CDS encoding NmrA family NAD(P)-binding protein: MKTQKHHTSTQTTTATLVLGGNGKTGRRVVEALHAQGRKVRIGSRSASPSFDWNDSSNWGEVLEGVSEMYVAYHPDLAVPGASEHIRELVALAKEKAVRRIVLLSGRGEEEAQLCERIVMHSGVPATVVRCSWFNQNFSESFLRGMVVDGTIALPVSTVREPFVDVNDIADVAVAALTEDGHAGEIYEITGPRLMNFAEVAQEIAVHTGREVRFVEIPMEDFVAGLRAADLPDGMVELIQYLFTQVLDGRNESLGDGVQRALGREPRDFSDFVADAHASRAWDA; the protein is encoded by the coding sequence ATGAAAACACAAAAACACCACACATCCACACAAACTACAACTGCCACCCTTGTCCTTGGCGGCAATGGAAAAACCGGACGACGCGTTGTCGAAGCACTGCATGCTCAGGGGCGCAAGGTTCGGATTGGCTCACGCTCGGCCTCGCCGAGTTTCGATTGGAACGATTCAAGTAACTGGGGCGAAGTCCTCGAGGGCGTTAGCGAGATGTATGTCGCGTATCATCCCGACCTCGCAGTGCCCGGTGCTTCCGAACACATCCGGGAATTGGTCGCCCTGGCAAAGGAGAAGGCTGTTCGTCGAATTGTCCTACTGTCCGGGCGAGGCGAAGAAGAAGCTCAGCTCTGCGAACGTATTGTCATGCACTCAGGCGTGCCCGCGACGGTTGTCCGTTGCAGTTGGTTCAACCAAAACTTTAGCGAGTCCTTCCTCCGCGGGATGGTGGTCGATGGCACGATTGCACTGCCGGTGAGCACGGTGCGCGAACCCTTTGTCGATGTGAATGACATCGCCGATGTGGCGGTGGCCGCACTGACGGAAGACGGGCATGCCGGTGAGATCTACGAGATCACCGGTCCACGACTGATGAACTTTGCCGAGGTCGCTCAAGAGATCGCTGTGCATACCGGAAGGGAAGTCCGCTTTGTGGAAATCCCCATGGAAGATTTCGTCGCCGGCCTGCGCGCGGCGGACCTGCCGGATGGGATGGTTGAACTGATCCAATACCTCTTCACGCAAGTTCTCGATGGGCGCAACGAGAGCCTCGGCGATGGAGTCCAGCGCGCGCTGGGGCGTGAACCACGCGACTTCAGCGATTTCGTTGCGGACGCCCATGCGAGCAGGGCGTGGGACGCCTAG
- a CDS encoding EamA family transporter, translating into MSRPMFPFALGSVLLTALAPILWGTTYLVATEYLPEGRPLWAAVIRTLPAGLLLIAYTRQRVHSISWGRLLLLSALNISAFQALLFVAAYRLPGGIAAIAGALQPLIILALAWGVDQIRPSGSAVGTALCAVAGMALLILSPEAKWDLVGICAALTASVSMAAGIFLSRRWKSDMPLLAFTGWQLALGGLLLLPLAIFIEPPLASLSMTNIVGYTYLSILGTLFAYALWFRGIARLSSVAVSALGLLSPVTAILLGWLMLGETMRLREILGILIVLASVFALQWQRRVTPKGDSRRILKVKAA; encoded by the coding sequence ATGAGCAGGCCGATGTTTCCGTTCGCGCTTGGGAGTGTCTTGCTGACCGCGCTCGCGCCCATTCTTTGGGGGACCACTTATCTCGTGGCCACCGAATATTTGCCTGAAGGGCGTCCTTTGTGGGCGGCTGTGATTCGCACCTTGCCAGCTGGCTTGCTGCTTATTGCCTATACGCGTCAGCGTGTGCACTCTATTTCGTGGGGCCGTTTGTTGCTGTTGTCGGCGCTGAACATTTCTGCCTTTCAGGCATTGTTATTTGTGGCTGCGTATCGCTTGCCCGGTGGCATCGCCGCGATCGCTGGTGCTTTGCAGCCGTTGATAATCCTGGCCTTGGCTTGGGGTGTCGACCAGATTCGGCCGTCAGGAAGCGCTGTGGGCACTGCATTGTGTGCAGTGGCCGGAATGGCTCTGCTGATTTTGTCGCCTGAAGCGAAATGGGATCTTGTTGGGATCTGCGCAGCCTTGACTGCTTCGGTTAGTATGGCGGCTGGTATATTTCTGTCGCGGCGCTGGAAATCGGACATGCCGCTACTGGCGTTCACTGGTTGGCAACTGGCACTCGGTGGCCTGCTATTATTGCCCTTGGCAATATTCATCGAGCCCCCGCTCGCCAGTTTATCCATGACGAATATCGTTGGCTATACCTACCTCAGTATCCTTGGCACGTTGTTTGCCTATGCCTTGTGGTTTCGTGGAATTGCCCGTTTGTCCTCTGTGGCTGTCTCCGCGCTCGGATTACTCAGTCCAGTGACTGCCATTCTCTTGGGCTGGCTCATGCTCGGCGAAACGATGCGACTGCGCGAAATCCTCGGCATCCTGATCGTGCTTGCTTCGGTGTTCGCGCTGCAGTGGCAGCGGCGAGTGACGCCGAAGGGCGACAGTCGAAGGATACTGAAAGTAAAGGCCGCTTAA
- a CDS encoding NAD(P)-binding oxidoreductase: MKIFIAGATGATGRLLSKSLYAQGHDLNVVVRSAERLPDSLLGQTRVNVTEAALFDLSDAELAQQVRDCDAVALCLGHNLSLKGIYGQPRRLVTEATRRLCAAIRVHSPQKPVKFLLMNTTGNRNRDLAEPISFAQHCVIGLLRLLLPPHPDNEQAAEFLRAQVGQDDAMIEWVAVRPDGLIDAAEVSAYTLHPSPTRSAIFDAGKTSRINVADFMSCLIEDAELWDHWKGQMPVIYNEEA; encoded by the coding sequence ATGAAAATTTTCATAGCAGGAGCCACGGGTGCCACGGGACGCCTATTATCTAAAAGTTTGTATGCCCAGGGCCATGATTTGAATGTGGTCGTGCGTTCTGCGGAGCGTTTGCCGGATTCGTTACTGGGGCAAACACGTGTTAATGTGACGGAGGCTGCTTTGTTTGATCTGAGCGATGCCGAGTTGGCGCAGCAGGTGCGTGATTGCGATGCGGTGGCGCTTTGCTTGGGGCACAATCTTTCCTTGAAAGGGATTTATGGGCAACCCCGTCGTCTGGTGACGGAGGCGACCCGTCGCCTGTGCGCTGCGATACGCGTTCACTCGCCACAGAAGCCAGTGAAGTTTCTGTTGATGAATACCACGGGCAACCGGAATCGTGATCTGGCAGAGCCGATCTCATTCGCCCAGCATTGTGTGATCGGCTTGTTACGCTTGCTTTTGCCACCGCATCCCGACAATGAGCAGGCCGCGGAATTTCTTCGGGCTCAAGTCGGGCAAGACGATGCCATGATCGAGTGGGTGGCTGTTCGGCCGGATGGTCTGATCGATGCGGCCGAAGTCAGTGCGTATACACTGCATCCTTCGCCGACCCGCAGTGCGATCTTTGATGCGGGTAAGACCAGTCGGATCAACGTGGCCGACTTTATGTCGTGCCTTATTGAGGACGCCGAGCTATGGGATCACTGGAAAGGGCAGATGCCTGTGATTTACAACGAAGAAGCTTAG